One genomic segment of Styela clava chromosome 3, kaStyClav1.hap1.2, whole genome shotgun sequence includes these proteins:
- the LOC144420946 gene encoding 3'(2'),5'-bisphosphate nucleotidase 1-like isoform X3, with protein sequence MSTAPLLMRLVASSVRAADKAAELVRKIMKGGDLGIIDKGGLNNFQTEADRSCERLIRATLSSQYPEVTIIGEEDEKSDSSADAKCGMDEEVLSKECPDYLQNIKQNEVVVWVDPLDGTAEFTQNLLDHVTVLIGIAVNGKAVAGVINQPFYNYKAGPDAKLGRTIWGVIGLGAFGFKRNDLPKDSMIITTTRSHSNKQVNDCIENMTPTEVVRVGGAGNKVLKLIEGKAHAYVFASPGCKKWDTCAPEAILHALGGKLTDVHGNTLHYQADVKVQNTAGVIAACSDHDWYIKKVPQSVKDVLKA encoded by the exons ATGTCGACTGCTCCTTTGTTGATGCGCCTGGTCGCTTCTTCAGTTCGTGCTGCTGATAAGGCTGCAGAGTTGGTTCGAAAGATTATGAAAGGAGGTGACTTGGGAATTATTGACAAG GGCGGCTTGAACAACTTCCAAACTGAGGCCGATAGATCCTGCGAAAGACTCATCCGAGCAACTCTCTCATCTCAATATCCAGAAGTAACAATAATTGGTGAAGAAGATGAAAAATCTGATTCATCTGCAGATGCAAAATGCGGAATGGATGAAGAAGTTTTATCAAAAGAATGTCCAGATTATCTTCAAAACATCAAACAAAACGAG gtTGTGGTGTGGGTAGATCCCCTTGATGGAACCGCAGAATTTACGCAAA atttacTTGATCATGTAACAGTGCTTATAGGAATAGCAGTTAATGGGAAGGCGGTGGCTGGAGTCATAAATCAACCTTTTTACAACTATAAAGCTGGTCCTGAT GCAAAACTGGGCCGAACAATCTGGGGGGTTATCGGTCTTGGCGCCTTTGGATTCAAAAGGAATGATTTGCCGAAAGATAGCATGATAATAACGACAACTAGATCACATTCCAATAAGCAAGTAAATGATTGTATCGAGAATATGACTCCAACAGAAGTTGTCAGAGTTGGAGGTGCAGGAAACAAG GTTTTAAAACTCATTGAAGGAAAAGCTCATGCTTACGTGTTTGCAAGCCCTGGTTGTAAGAAATGGGATACATGTGCTCCAGAAGCAATACTTCATGCTTTGGGTGGAAAATTAACAGATGTTCATg GTAATACTCTCCATTATCAAGCTGATGTAAAGGTTCAAAACACTGCTGGTGTGATAGCTGCTTGTTCAGATCATGATTGGTACATCAAAAAAGTACCACAATCAGTGAAGGATGTTCTGAAAGCTTGA
- the LOC144420943 gene encoding uncharacterized protein LOC144420943 isoform X1 has product MIKIATAGSGKNMELISAKLNCTRLSTVLRLCIAVLVLNLPTTNGEDTSPVIHELDYIPDVSEFNMQNKRLKLENVAITPAIHTNTAKTHYIDSFLNQVDKPDSLQTKMSKDEISQVYKHDISSNKHEPSVNSNSVLRWFPEATYAGKLKKLGLLAQSVTQTIGNEKRKFIARLNGLLPHILRFGNKQSDEASTVTESRDQVLNRSRRSSSWGDFWYDDEDYELDYCEDPPCPRWSEWHGHGLCNATCGGGKQLLVRYCNNSNPDEFQGGCDGESTKLEDCNMQPCPNWADWRQVDKCSTTCGKGIAKYTRKCLLQGKEVDGCLGANAEFRICSGNESCPPEWTSWSRFSPCTKTCGFGGVQVRRRLCIVDGKPIRRKEMRNFLQTPCIGYSTQQRRCKGINQCPPRFSQWTSWTVCDAMTCESTGFQTRSRSCVGPNGRVLSKYRMNCSPDQLSEQRICRTESCKKSCTIVIADYAKSNKTIPSRMYSAPVATWSQWTEWSDCSATCGLDGKQARSRMCFGVRIESKNDTVILKEDKSCEGKAIETRGCHFNIGCPHWDSWEKWGTCTKTCGLGGRRKRKRHCVIQIYDRFDIGEVEESRKILKKTDNGDAEEGSGGNQSESDWENLPMVIMFSGGHDLYRQRRNVSRVDLLKPHWCPDGFHASKVVSPCNEHSCPPRWSRWQAWSECPVTCGKGQIQRSRRCIGKGTCHGNKYEFRACYRPPCWGEWSPYTPCTSSCGKGIRTRARKCRGATAAVPGYDKCEGLNKESITCNIQDCPKWEEWSTWGKCSAPCDGGTMMRTRKCAQGICKGRNNDVASCNYQPCPYWDQWSTFSCCSVTCGDGVKTRNRICRHGKQGEGGCQGPSDDVEHCNPNPCNKTVEPPLSSFQCGIKPKKEQEPILRIFNGRISGDHEWPWQVSWQHYTCMAGLYDCKWEHLCGATLIGPKWVVTAGHCIEEWLYRVVHEDPGEKWSVVIGMTKLYTDGDRYFVRRVFLHPHYEYRGVPRNDIALLKLRESVPLTDNVMPACLPEHHIPQVDDECFITGWGNLYPRRNLSRDLLHASLPLLDFKQCQKLGDLYNTYLNENWHLCAGDTKRDDGADSCRGDSGGPMVCVRNGKWYLTGITSFGFKECGTKGHAGIYAPMNEYNEWVRNTIENYSHNGC; this is encoded by the exons ATGATTAAGATCGCGACTGCCGGATCTGGAAAAAATATGGAACTTATCTCCGCAAAGCTCAACTGTACCAGATTATCCACTGTTTTGAGATTATGCATAGCTGTGCTTGTTTTGAATTTGCCGACGACGAACGGAGAAGATACAAGTCCTGTCATACACGAACTGGATTATATTCCTGATGTTTCTGAATTTAATATGCAAAATAAAagattaaaacttgaaaatgttgCCATAACACCTGCGATTCACACTAATACTGCGAAAACGCACTACATCGACTCTTTTTTAAATCAGGTGGATAAACCAGACTCACTGCaaacaaaaatgtcaaaagacgAGATTTCGCAAGTTTATAAACATGACATTTCAAGTAATAAACATGAGCCGTCAGTTAATTCAAATTCAGTTTTACGATGGTTTCCCGAAGCAACATACGCAGGAAAGTTAAAGAAATTGGGATTGCTTGCGCAGTCAGTAACACAAACTATTGGAAATGAAAAAAGGAAGTTTATTGCAAGACTGAACGGACTGCTACCTCATATTTTGCGATTTGGGAACAAGCAATCAG atGAGGCAAGCACGGTAACCGAATCCAGAGATCAAGTACTAAATAGAAGTAGACGGAGTAGTAGTTGGGGAGATTTTTGGTATGACGACGAAGATTATGAATTAGATTATTGTGAAGATCCACCTTGCCCCAGATG GTCGGAATGGCACGGACACGGATTGTGCAATGCAACTTGTGGCGGAGGAAAGCAATTATTAGTTCGATATTGCAATAACTCAAACCCTGATGAATTTCAAGGTGGTTGTGATGGCGAAAGTACAAAATTGGAAGATTGCAACATGCAGCCTTGTCCAAATTGGGCTGACTGGCGACAAGTTGATAAATGTAGCACAACATGTGGGAAGGGAATCGCGAAATATACAAG AAAGTGCCTATTACAAGGAAAAGAAGTTGACGGGTGCTTGGGCGCCAATGCAGAATTCCGAATTTGTTCTGGGAACGAGTCATGCCCCCCAGAATGGACTTCGTGGTCTCGGTTCAGTCCATGCACAAAGACTTGTGGATTTGGAGGAGTTCAAGTGCGGCGACGATTATGTATTGTTGATGGAAAGCCAATAAGAAGGAAGGAG ATGCGTAACTTCTTGCAGACACCTTGCATCGGTTACTCAACTCAGCAACGACGATGCAAAGGAATAAATCAATGTCCGCCAAGATTTTCTCAATGGACCTCTTGGACAGTATGTGACGCGATGACCTGTGAATCGACCGGATTCCAAACTCGTTCAAGGAGTTGTGTAGGACCTAATGGAAGAGTGTTATCAAAATATAGAATGAACTGCAGTCCAG ATCAACTTTCAGAGCAAAGAATATGCCGAACGGAGTCTTGTAAAAAGTCTTGCACAATTGTGATTGCTGATTATGCGAAGTCCAACAAAACCATACCCAGTCGAATGTACAGCGCCCCAGTAGCAAC GTGGTCTCAATGGACAGAATGGAGCGATTGTAGCGCCACATGTGGACTTGATGGAAAACAAGCGAGAAGTCGAATGTGCTTTGGAGTTAGAATAGAATCTAAAAATGACACTGTAATACTGAAAGAAGACAA aTCTTGTGAGGGAAAAGCAATTGAAACTAGAGGTTGTCATTTCAACATTGGATGTCCGCACTGGGATTCCTGGGAGAAATGGGGAACTTGCACTAAAACATGTGGACTCGGGGGGAGACGGAAAAGAAAAAGACATTGCGTGATACAAAT ATATGACAGATTTGATATCGGCGAAGTAGAAGAAagcagaaaaatattgaaaaaaacag ATAATGGCGATGCCGAAGAAGGTTCTGGAGGAAATCAATCAGAGTCAGACTGGGAAAATTTGCCCATGGTGATTATGTTTTCGGGAGGTCATGATCTTTACAGACAGAGACGTAATGTGTCCAGAGTAG ATCTTCTAAAACCACATTGGTGTCCTGACGGCTTTCACGCTTCCAAAGTTGTGTCGCCTTGCAACGAACATTCGTGCCCACCTAGATGGAGTCGTTGGCAGGCGTGGAGCGAATGTCCCGTTACCTGTGGGAAGGGTCAAATCCAGAGGTCTCGAAGATGTATTGGAAAGG GGACCTGTCACGGAAATAAATATGAGTTTCGCGCATGCTATCGACCTCCTTGCTGGGGAGAATGGAGCCCATATACACCATGTACTTCCTCGTGTGGAAAGGGCATTAGGACACGAGCGAGAAAATGCAGAGGTGCTACGGCAGCGGTTCCAGGATACGACAAATGCGAAGGTTTAAATAAAGAAAGCATAACTTGCAATATTCAG GATTGTCCAAAGTGGGAAGAATGGAGCACATGGGGTAAGTGTTCTGCGCCTTGTGATGGAGGAACAATGATGCGAACAAGAAAATGCGCCCAAGGAATTTGTAAAGGAAGAAACAATGATGTAGCCAGCTGTAATTACCAG CCATGTCCATACTGGGATCAATGGTCTACATTCTCCTGCTGTAGTGTTACGTGTGGAGATGGCGTGAAGACAAGAAATAGGATATGCAGGCATGGAAAACAAGGAGAAGGTG GTTGCCAAGGTCCATCCGACGATGTTGAACATTGCAATCCAAATCCTTGCAATAAAACTGTGGAGCCACCTCTAAGTTCCTTTCAGTGTGGAATAAAGCCTAAGAAAGAACAAGAGCCTATTTTGAGAATTTTCAATGGCAGA ATCTCGGGTGATCATGAATGGCCTTGGCAAGTTAGCTGGCAGCATTATACATGTATGGCGGGATTATACGATTGCAAGTGGGAACATTTATGCGGAGCAACCCTGATTGGACCAAAATGGGTTGTGACAGCTGGTCATTGTATCGAAGAGTG GCTTTACAGGGTTGTACATGAAGATCCCGGCGAAAAATGGAGCGTCGTTATTGGCATGACTAAGCTTTATACAGATGGAGATAGATACTTTGTCAGACGAGTTTTTCTCCATCCACATTATGAATATAGAGGAGTGCCAAGAA ATGACATTGCTTTGCTGAAGTTGAGGGAATCAGTTCCCCTCACAGATAATGTAATGCCTGCCTGCTTGCCAGAACACCACATCCCGCAAGTTGATGATGAATGTTTCATTACTGGATGGGGAAACTtat ATCCGAGGAGAAATTTATCGAGAGATCTTTTGCATGCGAGTCTACCATTACTAGATTTCAAACAATGTCAGAAGCTTGGTGATCTTTACAACAcgtatttgaatgaaaattggcACTTATGCGCAGGAGACACAAAACGAGATGACGGAGCAGATTCATGCAGG GGTGATTCTGGTGGCCCTATGGTATGTGTGCGAAACGGGAAATGGTATTTGACTGGCATAACATCGTTCGGATTTAAAGAATGTGGCACCAAAGGTCACGCTGGAATATACGCACCTATGAATGaatacaatgaatgggtcaGAAACACTATTGAAAATTATTCGCACAATGGATGCTAG
- the LOC144420946 gene encoding 3'(2'),5'-bisphosphate nucleotidase 1-like isoform X2 — MSKMSTAPLLMRLVASSVRAADKAAELVRKIMKGGDLGIIDKGGLNNFQTEADRSCERLIRATLSSQYPEVTIIGEEDEKSDSSADAKCGMDEEVLSKECPDYLQNIKQNEVVVWVDPLDGTAEFTQNLLDHVTVLIGIAVNGKAVAGVINQPFYNYKAGPDAKLGRTIWGVIGLGAFGFKRNDLPKDSMIITTTRSHSNKQVNDCIENMTPTEVVRVGGAGNKVLKLIEGKAHAYVFASPGCKKWDTCAPEAILHALGGKLTDVHGNTLHYQADVKVQNTAGVIAACSDHDWYIKKVPQSVKDVLKA; from the exons A TGTCAAAAATGTCGACTGCTCCTTTGTTGATGCGCCTGGTCGCTTCTTCAGTTCGTGCTGCTGATAAGGCTGCAGAGTTGGTTCGAAAGATTATGAAAGGAGGTGACTTGGGAATTATTGACAAG GGCGGCTTGAACAACTTCCAAACTGAGGCCGATAGATCCTGCGAAAGACTCATCCGAGCAACTCTCTCATCTCAATATCCAGAAGTAACAATAATTGGTGAAGAAGATGAAAAATCTGATTCATCTGCAGATGCAAAATGCGGAATGGATGAAGAAGTTTTATCAAAAGAATGTCCAGATTATCTTCAAAACATCAAACAAAACGAG gtTGTGGTGTGGGTAGATCCCCTTGATGGAACCGCAGAATTTACGCAAA atttacTTGATCATGTAACAGTGCTTATAGGAATAGCAGTTAATGGGAAGGCGGTGGCTGGAGTCATAAATCAACCTTTTTACAACTATAAAGCTGGTCCTGAT GCAAAACTGGGCCGAACAATCTGGGGGGTTATCGGTCTTGGCGCCTTTGGATTCAAAAGGAATGATTTGCCGAAAGATAGCATGATAATAACGACAACTAGATCACATTCCAATAAGCAAGTAAATGATTGTATCGAGAATATGACTCCAACAGAAGTTGTCAGAGTTGGAGGTGCAGGAAACAAG GTTTTAAAACTCATTGAAGGAAAAGCTCATGCTTACGTGTTTGCAAGCCCTGGTTGTAAGAAATGGGATACATGTGCTCCAGAAGCAATACTTCATGCTTTGGGTGGAAAATTAACAGATGTTCATg GTAATACTCTCCATTATCAAGCTGATGTAAAGGTTCAAAACACTGCTGGTGTGATAGCTGCTTGTTCAGATCATGATTGGTACATCAAAAAAGTACCACAATCAGTGAAGGATGTTCTGAAAGCTTGA
- the LOC144420943 gene encoding uncharacterized protein LOC144420943 isoform X2 gives MIKIATAGSGKNMELISAKLNCTRLSTVLRLCIAVLVLNLPTTNGEDTSPVIHELDYIPDVSEFNMQNKRLKLENVAITPAIHTNTAKTHYIDSFLNQVDKPDSLQTKMSKDEISQVYKHDISSNKHEPSVNSNSVLRWFPEATYAGKLKKLGLLAQSVTQTIGNEKRKFIARLNGLLPHILRFGNKQSDEASTVTESRDQVLNRSRRSSSWGDFWYDDEDYELDYCEDPPCPRWSEWHGHGLCNATCGGGKQLLVRYCNNSNPDEFQGGCDGESTKLEDCNMQPCPNWADWRQVDKCSTTCGKGIAKYTRKCLLQGKEVDGCLGANAEFRICSGNESCPPEWTSWSRFSPCTKTCGFGGVQVRRRLCIVDGKPIRRKETPCIGYSTQQRRCKGINQCPPRFSQWTSWTVCDAMTCESTGFQTRSRSCVGPNGRVLSKYRMNCSPDQLSEQRICRTESCKKSCTIVIADYAKSNKTIPSRMYSAPVATWSQWTEWSDCSATCGLDGKQARSRMCFGVRIESKNDTVILKEDKSCEGKAIETRGCHFNIGCPHWDSWEKWGTCTKTCGLGGRRKRKRHCVIQIYDRFDIGEVEESRKILKKTDNGDAEEGSGGNQSESDWENLPMVIMFSGGHDLYRQRRNVSRVDLLKPHWCPDGFHASKVVSPCNEHSCPPRWSRWQAWSECPVTCGKGQIQRSRRCIGKGTCHGNKYEFRACYRPPCWGEWSPYTPCTSSCGKGIRTRARKCRGATAAVPGYDKCEGLNKESITCNIQDCPKWEEWSTWGKCSAPCDGGTMMRTRKCAQGICKGRNNDVASCNYQPCPYWDQWSTFSCCSVTCGDGVKTRNRICRHGKQGEGGCQGPSDDVEHCNPNPCNKTVEPPLSSFQCGIKPKKEQEPILRIFNGRISGDHEWPWQVSWQHYTCMAGLYDCKWEHLCGATLIGPKWVVTAGHCIEEWLYRVVHEDPGEKWSVVIGMTKLYTDGDRYFVRRVFLHPHYEYRGVPRNDIALLKLRESVPLTDNVMPACLPEHHIPQVDDECFITGWGNLYPRRNLSRDLLHASLPLLDFKQCQKLGDLYNTYLNENWHLCAGDTKRDDGADSCRGDSGGPMVCVRNGKWYLTGITSFGFKECGTKGHAGIYAPMNEYNEWVRNTIENYSHNGC, from the exons ATGATTAAGATCGCGACTGCCGGATCTGGAAAAAATATGGAACTTATCTCCGCAAAGCTCAACTGTACCAGATTATCCACTGTTTTGAGATTATGCATAGCTGTGCTTGTTTTGAATTTGCCGACGACGAACGGAGAAGATACAAGTCCTGTCATACACGAACTGGATTATATTCCTGATGTTTCTGAATTTAATATGCAAAATAAAagattaaaacttgaaaatgttgCCATAACACCTGCGATTCACACTAATACTGCGAAAACGCACTACATCGACTCTTTTTTAAATCAGGTGGATAAACCAGACTCACTGCaaacaaaaatgtcaaaagacgAGATTTCGCAAGTTTATAAACATGACATTTCAAGTAATAAACATGAGCCGTCAGTTAATTCAAATTCAGTTTTACGATGGTTTCCCGAAGCAACATACGCAGGAAAGTTAAAGAAATTGGGATTGCTTGCGCAGTCAGTAACACAAACTATTGGAAATGAAAAAAGGAAGTTTATTGCAAGACTGAACGGACTGCTACCTCATATTTTGCGATTTGGGAACAAGCAATCAG atGAGGCAAGCACGGTAACCGAATCCAGAGATCAAGTACTAAATAGAAGTAGACGGAGTAGTAGTTGGGGAGATTTTTGGTATGACGACGAAGATTATGAATTAGATTATTGTGAAGATCCACCTTGCCCCAGATG GTCGGAATGGCACGGACACGGATTGTGCAATGCAACTTGTGGCGGAGGAAAGCAATTATTAGTTCGATATTGCAATAACTCAAACCCTGATGAATTTCAAGGTGGTTGTGATGGCGAAAGTACAAAATTGGAAGATTGCAACATGCAGCCTTGTCCAAATTGGGCTGACTGGCGACAAGTTGATAAATGTAGCACAACATGTGGGAAGGGAATCGCGAAATATACAAG AAAGTGCCTATTACAAGGAAAAGAAGTTGACGGGTGCTTGGGCGCCAATGCAGAATTCCGAATTTGTTCTGGGAACGAGTCATGCCCCCCAGAATGGACTTCGTGGTCTCGGTTCAGTCCATGCACAAAGACTTGTGGATTTGGAGGAGTTCAAGTGCGGCGACGATTATGTATTGTTGATGGAAAGCCAATAAGAAGGAAGGAG ACACCTTGCATCGGTTACTCAACTCAGCAACGACGATGCAAAGGAATAAATCAATGTCCGCCAAGATTTTCTCAATGGACCTCTTGGACAGTATGTGACGCGATGACCTGTGAATCGACCGGATTCCAAACTCGTTCAAGGAGTTGTGTAGGACCTAATGGAAGAGTGTTATCAAAATATAGAATGAACTGCAGTCCAG ATCAACTTTCAGAGCAAAGAATATGCCGAACGGAGTCTTGTAAAAAGTCTTGCACAATTGTGATTGCTGATTATGCGAAGTCCAACAAAACCATACCCAGTCGAATGTACAGCGCCCCAGTAGCAAC GTGGTCTCAATGGACAGAATGGAGCGATTGTAGCGCCACATGTGGACTTGATGGAAAACAAGCGAGAAGTCGAATGTGCTTTGGAGTTAGAATAGAATCTAAAAATGACACTGTAATACTGAAAGAAGACAA aTCTTGTGAGGGAAAAGCAATTGAAACTAGAGGTTGTCATTTCAACATTGGATGTCCGCACTGGGATTCCTGGGAGAAATGGGGAACTTGCACTAAAACATGTGGACTCGGGGGGAGACGGAAAAGAAAAAGACATTGCGTGATACAAAT ATATGACAGATTTGATATCGGCGAAGTAGAAGAAagcagaaaaatattgaaaaaaacag ATAATGGCGATGCCGAAGAAGGTTCTGGAGGAAATCAATCAGAGTCAGACTGGGAAAATTTGCCCATGGTGATTATGTTTTCGGGAGGTCATGATCTTTACAGACAGAGACGTAATGTGTCCAGAGTAG ATCTTCTAAAACCACATTGGTGTCCTGACGGCTTTCACGCTTCCAAAGTTGTGTCGCCTTGCAACGAACATTCGTGCCCACCTAGATGGAGTCGTTGGCAGGCGTGGAGCGAATGTCCCGTTACCTGTGGGAAGGGTCAAATCCAGAGGTCTCGAAGATGTATTGGAAAGG GGACCTGTCACGGAAATAAATATGAGTTTCGCGCATGCTATCGACCTCCTTGCTGGGGAGAATGGAGCCCATATACACCATGTACTTCCTCGTGTGGAAAGGGCATTAGGACACGAGCGAGAAAATGCAGAGGTGCTACGGCAGCGGTTCCAGGATACGACAAATGCGAAGGTTTAAATAAAGAAAGCATAACTTGCAATATTCAG GATTGTCCAAAGTGGGAAGAATGGAGCACATGGGGTAAGTGTTCTGCGCCTTGTGATGGAGGAACAATGATGCGAACAAGAAAATGCGCCCAAGGAATTTGTAAAGGAAGAAACAATGATGTAGCCAGCTGTAATTACCAG CCATGTCCATACTGGGATCAATGGTCTACATTCTCCTGCTGTAGTGTTACGTGTGGAGATGGCGTGAAGACAAGAAATAGGATATGCAGGCATGGAAAACAAGGAGAAGGTG GTTGCCAAGGTCCATCCGACGATGTTGAACATTGCAATCCAAATCCTTGCAATAAAACTGTGGAGCCACCTCTAAGTTCCTTTCAGTGTGGAATAAAGCCTAAGAAAGAACAAGAGCCTATTTTGAGAATTTTCAATGGCAGA ATCTCGGGTGATCATGAATGGCCTTGGCAAGTTAGCTGGCAGCATTATACATGTATGGCGGGATTATACGATTGCAAGTGGGAACATTTATGCGGAGCAACCCTGATTGGACCAAAATGGGTTGTGACAGCTGGTCATTGTATCGAAGAGTG GCTTTACAGGGTTGTACATGAAGATCCCGGCGAAAAATGGAGCGTCGTTATTGGCATGACTAAGCTTTATACAGATGGAGATAGATACTTTGTCAGACGAGTTTTTCTCCATCCACATTATGAATATAGAGGAGTGCCAAGAA ATGACATTGCTTTGCTGAAGTTGAGGGAATCAGTTCCCCTCACAGATAATGTAATGCCTGCCTGCTTGCCAGAACACCACATCCCGCAAGTTGATGATGAATGTTTCATTACTGGATGGGGAAACTtat ATCCGAGGAGAAATTTATCGAGAGATCTTTTGCATGCGAGTCTACCATTACTAGATTTCAAACAATGTCAGAAGCTTGGTGATCTTTACAACAcgtatttgaatgaaaattggcACTTATGCGCAGGAGACACAAAACGAGATGACGGAGCAGATTCATGCAGG GGTGATTCTGGTGGCCCTATGGTATGTGTGCGAAACGGGAAATGGTATTTGACTGGCATAACATCGTTCGGATTTAAAGAATGTGGCACCAAAGGTCACGCTGGAATATACGCACCTATGAATGaatacaatgaatgggtcaGAAACACTATTGAAAATTATTCGCACAATGGATGCTAG
- the LOC144420946 gene encoding 3'(2'),5'-bisphosphate nucleotidase 1-like isoform X1, translated as MKLELHSDTVSKMSTAPLLMRLVASSVRAADKAAELVRKIMKGGDLGIIDKGGLNNFQTEADRSCERLIRATLSSQYPEVTIIGEEDEKSDSSADAKCGMDEEVLSKECPDYLQNIKQNEVVVWVDPLDGTAEFTQNLLDHVTVLIGIAVNGKAVAGVINQPFYNYKAGPDAKLGRTIWGVIGLGAFGFKRNDLPKDSMIITTTRSHSNKQVNDCIENMTPTEVVRVGGAGNKVLKLIEGKAHAYVFASPGCKKWDTCAPEAILHALGGKLTDVHGNTLHYQADVKVQNTAGVIAACSDHDWYIKKVPQSVKDVLKA; from the exons ATGAAGTTGGAACTACACTCAGACACTG TGTCAAAAATGTCGACTGCTCCTTTGTTGATGCGCCTGGTCGCTTCTTCAGTTCGTGCTGCTGATAAGGCTGCAGAGTTGGTTCGAAAGATTATGAAAGGAGGTGACTTGGGAATTATTGACAAG GGCGGCTTGAACAACTTCCAAACTGAGGCCGATAGATCCTGCGAAAGACTCATCCGAGCAACTCTCTCATCTCAATATCCAGAAGTAACAATAATTGGTGAAGAAGATGAAAAATCTGATTCATCTGCAGATGCAAAATGCGGAATGGATGAAGAAGTTTTATCAAAAGAATGTCCAGATTATCTTCAAAACATCAAACAAAACGAG gtTGTGGTGTGGGTAGATCCCCTTGATGGAACCGCAGAATTTACGCAAA atttacTTGATCATGTAACAGTGCTTATAGGAATAGCAGTTAATGGGAAGGCGGTGGCTGGAGTCATAAATCAACCTTTTTACAACTATAAAGCTGGTCCTGAT GCAAAACTGGGCCGAACAATCTGGGGGGTTATCGGTCTTGGCGCCTTTGGATTCAAAAGGAATGATTTGCCGAAAGATAGCATGATAATAACGACAACTAGATCACATTCCAATAAGCAAGTAAATGATTGTATCGAGAATATGACTCCAACAGAAGTTGTCAGAGTTGGAGGTGCAGGAAACAAG GTTTTAAAACTCATTGAAGGAAAAGCTCATGCTTACGTGTTTGCAAGCCCTGGTTGTAAGAAATGGGATACATGTGCTCCAGAAGCAATACTTCATGCTTTGGGTGGAAAATTAACAGATGTTCATg GTAATACTCTCCATTATCAAGCTGATGTAAAGGTTCAAAACACTGCTGGTGTGATAGCTGCTTGTTCAGATCATGATTGGTACATCAAAAAAGTACCACAATCAGTGAAGGATGTTCTGAAAGCTTGA